The following proteins come from a genomic window of Venturia canescens isolate UGA chromosome 4, ASM1945775v1, whole genome shotgun sequence:
- the Pex23 gene encoding tectonin beta-propeller repeat-containing protein isoform X2, with product MPSSYLYAINNEGRVFGLSTSGGMWREFMYLGLEFKQLSAVPHFMWAIGGDRQVYVHVHGLDIPIRIKEETYENERWLPLEGFSGRLLPTDRYNFSNQDGTVDRSRDKVKLPSMAWQWEGDWHIETTLDGQPLDHDGWTYAVDFPATYSTKKQWKSCVRRRKWVRYRRYSAMNSWCAIAPLHKDATKEPFIDVAIGGNQIPGGSPGSLVVWAVTAHGRVMFRVGVSSTSPEGQRWSAIKLPTGYEVCQISVGVSGLVWAILMNGKAIVRIGVTRENPMGDDWSEVEPPQSDLRLLQVSVGNDAVWAVTHEGSVWFRKGIKGEMSGVCEQLSTGTGWVEMLSKMALVSVAPNDQVWAIGYEDRCLYYRNGITRSELTGKKWRLINVPLQLSRASSNASLSSSNRHSMCGTPQQHRHQSWSSLNRPHSTSEGTALIRDWEEQSRSAPTPTSLKLWQKTNDGTPSGNIQQTSFKEMYEHEEKNRSINSVELCDLTEASVASITISNESLSQSGESIVVSGKGMGSTVKVNPAAWSPVHSVGSMVGVEAHPETDGSVFDPDLTGDSGVYGEDESTAAVYWAECDVSWSKVEAGACFVDPSNPPKWIADGTHSMVQGEIVEPWRMRILEELRNRIKNLEFDLSRYEKAIERSSWVKNGDARCKLKGSLVYEDCVIELEWISSDSGTLDSGTLTILNADGATTIMQFPISEIVCVVCCSEPGNPRLAIHTPRLPRSKVLRLQFASDTEMEDWMGHITSVTCKMNNVYGRPGPNSIWATTALGDVFVYDPVLAEANQYLEGLYSQELDTAGKNLPFESILQNGFQCGSALHISVCVHDDADRLSFNLVCHMTMVLRQKGAVDTHDIAMHFNPRLKENLIVRNTYQNGHWGDEERGGKSPIKAGSDFTLKIICEDNGYRIFINDNEFTFFSHRISPQSITHLRIKGLMTLHSVLYKSPMVIIEPMGMFWRQIGGHLKKVETCSSGITWGIGYDNTAWVYTGGWGGLFLKGLEASNTGINPMMDTHNYFVYENQRWNPVTGYTSHGLPTDRYMWSDVTGRHKRTREHTKLLSMHWRWVSDWIIDFHTPGGVDRDGWQYATDFPSQYHGKKTFTDYVRRRRWFRRCLLTSSGPWQELGNTKVVDVSLYVSEKPGTDSPIDVWAVAANGEALFRRGVSESCPMGVTWEHIPSDQPLVGISCGPHNQVWAIGKNGSSYWRFGITAAKPIGEVWTNVEPPAGAHLKQISVGSNVVWALDDSGRLSVRREIQPKVFPEGTHWQTLPAMPNDPIHIDQSVITAKQGFRHISVGRETGQVWAISGAGIVCRRIGITDDNPAGTGWVTGIGANWQYINVGGLVNGSK from the exons ATGCCCAGTTCTTATCTCTATGCTATAAACAATGAGGGAAGAGTCTTTGGTCTTTCTACGTCCGGCGGAATGTGGCGAGAGTTCATGTATCTTGGCCTTGAGTTTAAACAACTTTCGGCTGTGCCACATTTCATGTGGGCCATTGGCGGTGATCGACAGGTTTATGTCCATGTGCATGGACTTGATATACCTATCAGAATTAAAGAAGAAACCTACGAGAACGag AGATGGTTACCCCTGGAAGGTTTCAGCGGGAGATTACTGCCAACGGatagatacaatttttcaaatcaagaTGGTACGGTCGATCGTTCTCGGGACAAAGTGAAATTACCATCAATGGCATGGCAATGGGAAGGTGATTGGCACATAGAAACGACATTGGATGGACAGCCTCTGGATCACGAT GGTTGGACTTATGCTGTTGATTTTCCAGCAACTTATTCGACAAAAAAGCAATGGAAATCTTGCGTTAGAAGGCGCAAATGGGTACGATATCGCAGATACAGTGCGATGAATTCTTGGTGTGCTATTGCCCCTCTTCATAAAGATGCTACAAAG GAACCTTTCATCGATGTTGCTATTGGAGGAAATCAAATTCCGGGAGGGAGTCCTGGAAGTTTAGTCGTGTGGGCCGTTACAGCTCATGGAAGG GTAATGTTCCGGGTCGGAGTCAGTTCGACTTCGCCCGAGGGCCAGAGATGGAGTGCTATAAAATTGCCAACAGGATACGAAGTTTGCCAAATAAGCGTAGGAGTTTCTGGGCTTGTTTGGGCAATTCTCATGAATGGGAAAGCGATCGTACGCATTGGTGTCACGAGGGAAAACCCAATGg GCGATGACTGGTCAGAAGTGGAGCCGCCACAATCGGATCTTCGGCTGTTGCAAGTGAGCGTTGGAAACGATGCTGTATGGGCAGTAACGCACGAGGGCAGCGTTTGGTTTCGGAAGGGGATAAAGGGCGAAATGAGTGGCGTTTGCGAGCAATTGTCAACCGGTACGGGATGGGTTGAGATGCTAAGTAAAATGGCACTCGTTTCGGTAGCACCAAACGACCAG GTCTGGGCCATCGGTTATGAGGACAGATGTTTATACTATCGCAATGGTATAACCAGGTCTGAGTTAACTGGCAAGAAATGGCGACTAATTAATGTTCCCCTTCAGCTAAGTCGAGCTAGTAGCAATGCCAGTTTGTCGTCGAGCAACAGGCACAGTATGTGCGGGACACCTCAGCAACATCGTCATCAGAGCTGGAGTTCTCTG AATCGACCTCACAGTACGAGCGAAGGTACAGCACTGATACGAGATTGGGAAGAACAATCAAGATCGGCGCCTACGCCAACGTCATTGAAGTTATGGCAAAAAACGAACGATGGTACACCGTCCGGTAACATTCAACAAACATCGTTCAAAGAAATGTACGagcacgaggaaaaaaatcg ATCAATAAACTCGGTGGAATTGTGCGATTTAACGGAAGCGAGTGTTGCCAGTATAACTATTTCAAACGAGTCCTTATCGCAGAGCGGCGAATCAATAGTTGTTTCTGGCAAAGGAATGGGCAGTACAGTTAAG GTAAATCCGGCTGCCTGGAGCCCAGTACATTCGGTCGGTTCGATGGTCGGTGTCGAAGCTCATCCTGAAACCGACGGAAGCGTTTTCGATCCCGATTTGACCGGTGACTCGGGGGTTTACGGCGAAGATGAGAGCACGGCCGCTGTTTATTGGGCCGAATGCGATGTATCCTGGTCAAAAGTTGAAGCCGGAGCTTGTTTCGTTGATCCGTCAAATCCACCGAAATG GATTGCAGATGGAACACACTCGATGGTTCAAGGCGAAATCGTGGAACCGTGGAGAATGCGAATTCTCGAGGAATTAAGAAATCgtataaaaaatcttgaattcgATCTTTCGAGATACGAGAAAGCGATCGAAAGATCATCCTGGGTAAAAAATGGCGATGCTCGTTGCAAACTCAAAGGTAGTCTCGTGTACGAAGATTGCGTTATAGAACTCGAGTGGATAAGCAGCGACAGTGGGACATTGGATTCTGGAACATTGACGATTCTGAATGCTGATGGAGCAACGACGATA ATGCAATTTCCCATATCGGAAATTGTTTGCGTCGTTTGTTGCAGTGAGCCTGGAAATCCAAGGCTCGCGATCCATACGCCTCGTTTGCCACGATCGAAAGTCCTCAGACTCCAATTCGCCAGCGATACAGAAATGGAAGATTGGATGGGTCACATAACTTCAg TCACCTGCAAAATGAACAACGTGTATGGAAGACCTGGGCCCAATTCGATTTGGGCTACCACAGCTCTGGGTGACGTTTTCGTTTACGATCCTGTTTTGGCAGAG GCAAATCAATATTTGGAGGGACTTTATTCACAAGAATTGGACACTGCTGGCAAAAATTTACCCTTCGAAAGTATTTTGCAGAATGGCTTCCAGTGCGGGAGCGCTTTACACATATCGGTTTGTGTTCACGACGATGCCGATCG GCTATCGTTCAATCTCGTTTGTCACATGACGATGGTCTTGCGGCAGAAAGGAGCAGTGGATACGCATGACATTGCGATGCACTTCAATCCACGGTTGAAGGAGAACTTAATCGTTAGAAATACTTATCAAAATGGGCACTGGGGTGACGAGGAGAGAGGTGGTAAAAGCCCTATAAAAGCCGGCTCTGATTTCACGCTGAAAATCATTTGCGAGGACAACGGTTATCGTATATTCATAAACGATAACGAGTTCACATTTTTCAGCCACAGAATATCTCCGCAAAGTATAACGCATTTGAGAATAAAAGGACTCATGACGTTGCATTCCGTGCTCTATAAATCACCCAtg GTTATAATCGAGCCGATGGGAATGTTCTGGCGACAAATCGGTGGTCATTTGAAAAAGGTTGAGACTTGTAGTTCAGGGATAACTTGGGGGATCGGCTACGACAATACTGCTTGGGTTTACACAGGAGGTTGGGGTGGACTTTTTCTTAAGG GATTGGAAGCCAGCAACACGGGAATAAATCCAATGATGGATACTCACAATTATTTCGTGTACGAAAATCAACGCTGGAATCCAGTTACCGGTTACACGTCGCATGGACTCCCAACGGATCGTTACATGTGGAGTGACGTAACGGGACGCCACAAACGTACTCGAGAGCATACGAAATTGCTGTCGATGCATTGGCGTTGGGTCTCCGATTGGATCATTGATTTTCATACCCCGGGAGGTGTTGATCGCGACGGCTGGCAATACGCTACCGATTTTCCGTCGCAGTATCATGGCAAAAAAACTTTTACCGACTACGTCAGACGACGAAGATGGTTCAGGCGTTGTCTTCTAACCAGTAGCGGCCCTTGGCAAGAATTGGGCAACACAAAAGTCGTCGATGTTTCTTTATAC GTTTCTGAAAAACCCGGCACCGATTCACCCATCGACGTCTGGGCCGTTGCCGCCAATGGCGAGGCTCTCTTCAGACGAGGAGTTTCAGAATCTTGTCCCATG GGTGTTACGTGGGAGCACATACCAAGCGATCAACCATTAGTCGGCATATCATGCGGTCCACACAATCAAGTTTGGGCGATTGGAAAAAATGGTTCTTCCTATTGGCGGTTTGGAATAACTGCTGCTAAGCCGATAGGCGAAGTTTGGACGAATGTCGAGCCACCGGCTGGTGCACATCTAAAGCAAATATCCGTTGGTTCGAACGTTGTGTGGGCGCTCGACGATTCTGGAAGATTGTCCGTTCGACGGGAAATTCAGCCCAAAGTTTTTCCCGAGGGAACCCACTGGCAAACCTTGCCAGCGATGCCCAACGATCCTATTCATATTG ATCAATCGGTAATAACCGCGAAGCAGGGATTCCGTCACATTTCGGTTGGCAGAGAAACCGGTCAAGTTTGGGCGATTTCTGGTGCTGGAATAGTTTGTCGGAGGATTGGCATAACTGACGATAATCCAGCTGGCACAGGATGGGTTACTGGAATCGGG GCAAATTGGCAGTACATAAACGTTGGGGGCCTCGTAAACGGATCGAAGTAG
- the Pex23 gene encoding tectonin beta-propeller repeat-containing protein isoform X1, which yields MPSSYLYAINNEGRVFGLSTSGGMWREFMYLGLEFKQLSAVPHFMWAIGGDRQVYVHVHGLDIPIRIKEETYENERWLPLEGFSGRLLPTDRYNFSNQDGTVDRSRDKVKLPSMAWQWEGDWHIETTLDGQPLDHDGWTYAVDFPATYSTKKQWKSCVRRRKWVRYRRYSAMNSWCAIAPLHKDATKEPFIDVAIGGNQIPGGSPGSLVVWAVTAHGRVMFRVGVSSTSPEGQRWSAIKLPTGYEVCQISVGVSGLVWAILMNGKAIVRIGVTRENPMGDDWSEVEPPQSDLRLLQVSVGNDAVWAVTHEGSVWFRKGIKGEMSGVCEQLSTGTGWVEMLSKMALVSVAPNDQVWAIGYEDRCLYYRNGITRSELTGKKWRLINVPLQLSRASSNASLSSSNRHSMCGTPQQHRHQSWSSLNRPHSTSEGTALIRDWEEQSRSAPTPTSLKLWQKTNDGTPSGNIQQTSFKEMYEHEEKNRSINSVELCDLTEASVASITISNESLSQSGESIVVSGKGMGSTVKVNPAAWSPVHSVGSMVGVEAHPETDGSVFDPDLTGDSGVYGEDESTAAVYWAECDVSWSKVEAGACFVDPSNPPKWIADGTHSMVQGEIVEPWRMRILEELRNRIKNLEFDLSRYEKAIERSSWVKNGDARCKLKGSLVYEDCVIELEWISSDSGTLDSGTLTILNADGATTIMQFPISEIVCVVCCSEPGNPRLAIHTPRLPRSKVLRLQFASDTEMEDWMGHITSVTCKMNNVYGRPGPNSIWATTALGDVFVYDPVLAEANQYLEGLYSQELDTAGKNLPFESILQNGFQCGSALHISVCVHDDADRLSFNLVCHMTMVLRQKGAVDTHDIAMHFNPRLKENLIVRNTYQNGHWGDEERGGKSPIKAGSDFTLKIICEDNGYRIFINDNEFTFFSHRISPQSITHLRIKGLMTLHSVLYKSPMVIIEPMGMFWRQIGGHLKKVETCSSGITWGIGYDNTAWVYTGGWGGLFLKGLEASNTGINPMMDTHNYFVYENQRWNPVTGYTSHGLPTDRYMWSDVTGRHKRTREHTKLLSMHWRWVSDWIIDFHTPGGVDRDGWQYATDFPSQYHGKKTFTDYVRRRRWFRRCLLTSSGPWQELGNTKVVDVSLYVSEKPGTDSPIDVWAVAANGEALFRRGVSESCPMGVTWEHIPSDQPLVGISCGPHNQVWAIGKNGSSYWRFGITAAKPIGEVWTNVEPPAGAHLKQISVGSNVVWALDDSGRLSVRREIQPKVFPEGTHWQTLPAMPNDPIHIAMTVLNNICFGSDQSVITAKQGFRHISVGRETGQVWAISGAGIVCRRIGITDDNPAGTGWVTGIGANWQYINVGGLVNGSK from the exons ATGCCCAGTTCTTATCTCTATGCTATAAACAATGAGGGAAGAGTCTTTGGTCTTTCTACGTCCGGCGGAATGTGGCGAGAGTTCATGTATCTTGGCCTTGAGTTTAAACAACTTTCGGCTGTGCCACATTTCATGTGGGCCATTGGCGGTGATCGACAGGTTTATGTCCATGTGCATGGACTTGATATACCTATCAGAATTAAAGAAGAAACCTACGAGAACGag AGATGGTTACCCCTGGAAGGTTTCAGCGGGAGATTACTGCCAACGGatagatacaatttttcaaatcaagaTGGTACGGTCGATCGTTCTCGGGACAAAGTGAAATTACCATCAATGGCATGGCAATGGGAAGGTGATTGGCACATAGAAACGACATTGGATGGACAGCCTCTGGATCACGAT GGTTGGACTTATGCTGTTGATTTTCCAGCAACTTATTCGACAAAAAAGCAATGGAAATCTTGCGTTAGAAGGCGCAAATGGGTACGATATCGCAGATACAGTGCGATGAATTCTTGGTGTGCTATTGCCCCTCTTCATAAAGATGCTACAAAG GAACCTTTCATCGATGTTGCTATTGGAGGAAATCAAATTCCGGGAGGGAGTCCTGGAAGTTTAGTCGTGTGGGCCGTTACAGCTCATGGAAGG GTAATGTTCCGGGTCGGAGTCAGTTCGACTTCGCCCGAGGGCCAGAGATGGAGTGCTATAAAATTGCCAACAGGATACGAAGTTTGCCAAATAAGCGTAGGAGTTTCTGGGCTTGTTTGGGCAATTCTCATGAATGGGAAAGCGATCGTACGCATTGGTGTCACGAGGGAAAACCCAATGg GCGATGACTGGTCAGAAGTGGAGCCGCCACAATCGGATCTTCGGCTGTTGCAAGTGAGCGTTGGAAACGATGCTGTATGGGCAGTAACGCACGAGGGCAGCGTTTGGTTTCGGAAGGGGATAAAGGGCGAAATGAGTGGCGTTTGCGAGCAATTGTCAACCGGTACGGGATGGGTTGAGATGCTAAGTAAAATGGCACTCGTTTCGGTAGCACCAAACGACCAG GTCTGGGCCATCGGTTATGAGGACAGATGTTTATACTATCGCAATGGTATAACCAGGTCTGAGTTAACTGGCAAGAAATGGCGACTAATTAATGTTCCCCTTCAGCTAAGTCGAGCTAGTAGCAATGCCAGTTTGTCGTCGAGCAACAGGCACAGTATGTGCGGGACACCTCAGCAACATCGTCATCAGAGCTGGAGTTCTCTG AATCGACCTCACAGTACGAGCGAAGGTACAGCACTGATACGAGATTGGGAAGAACAATCAAGATCGGCGCCTACGCCAACGTCATTGAAGTTATGGCAAAAAACGAACGATGGTACACCGTCCGGTAACATTCAACAAACATCGTTCAAAGAAATGTACGagcacgaggaaaaaaatcg ATCAATAAACTCGGTGGAATTGTGCGATTTAACGGAAGCGAGTGTTGCCAGTATAACTATTTCAAACGAGTCCTTATCGCAGAGCGGCGAATCAATAGTTGTTTCTGGCAAAGGAATGGGCAGTACAGTTAAG GTAAATCCGGCTGCCTGGAGCCCAGTACATTCGGTCGGTTCGATGGTCGGTGTCGAAGCTCATCCTGAAACCGACGGAAGCGTTTTCGATCCCGATTTGACCGGTGACTCGGGGGTTTACGGCGAAGATGAGAGCACGGCCGCTGTTTATTGGGCCGAATGCGATGTATCCTGGTCAAAAGTTGAAGCCGGAGCTTGTTTCGTTGATCCGTCAAATCCACCGAAATG GATTGCAGATGGAACACACTCGATGGTTCAAGGCGAAATCGTGGAACCGTGGAGAATGCGAATTCTCGAGGAATTAAGAAATCgtataaaaaatcttgaattcgATCTTTCGAGATACGAGAAAGCGATCGAAAGATCATCCTGGGTAAAAAATGGCGATGCTCGTTGCAAACTCAAAGGTAGTCTCGTGTACGAAGATTGCGTTATAGAACTCGAGTGGATAAGCAGCGACAGTGGGACATTGGATTCTGGAACATTGACGATTCTGAATGCTGATGGAGCAACGACGATA ATGCAATTTCCCATATCGGAAATTGTTTGCGTCGTTTGTTGCAGTGAGCCTGGAAATCCAAGGCTCGCGATCCATACGCCTCGTTTGCCACGATCGAAAGTCCTCAGACTCCAATTCGCCAGCGATACAGAAATGGAAGATTGGATGGGTCACATAACTTCAg TCACCTGCAAAATGAACAACGTGTATGGAAGACCTGGGCCCAATTCGATTTGGGCTACCACAGCTCTGGGTGACGTTTTCGTTTACGATCCTGTTTTGGCAGAG GCAAATCAATATTTGGAGGGACTTTATTCACAAGAATTGGACACTGCTGGCAAAAATTTACCCTTCGAAAGTATTTTGCAGAATGGCTTCCAGTGCGGGAGCGCTTTACACATATCGGTTTGTGTTCACGACGATGCCGATCG GCTATCGTTCAATCTCGTTTGTCACATGACGATGGTCTTGCGGCAGAAAGGAGCAGTGGATACGCATGACATTGCGATGCACTTCAATCCACGGTTGAAGGAGAACTTAATCGTTAGAAATACTTATCAAAATGGGCACTGGGGTGACGAGGAGAGAGGTGGTAAAAGCCCTATAAAAGCCGGCTCTGATTTCACGCTGAAAATCATTTGCGAGGACAACGGTTATCGTATATTCATAAACGATAACGAGTTCACATTTTTCAGCCACAGAATATCTCCGCAAAGTATAACGCATTTGAGAATAAAAGGACTCATGACGTTGCATTCCGTGCTCTATAAATCACCCAtg GTTATAATCGAGCCGATGGGAATGTTCTGGCGACAAATCGGTGGTCATTTGAAAAAGGTTGAGACTTGTAGTTCAGGGATAACTTGGGGGATCGGCTACGACAATACTGCTTGGGTTTACACAGGAGGTTGGGGTGGACTTTTTCTTAAGG GATTGGAAGCCAGCAACACGGGAATAAATCCAATGATGGATACTCACAATTATTTCGTGTACGAAAATCAACGCTGGAATCCAGTTACCGGTTACACGTCGCATGGACTCCCAACGGATCGTTACATGTGGAGTGACGTAACGGGACGCCACAAACGTACTCGAGAGCATACGAAATTGCTGTCGATGCATTGGCGTTGGGTCTCCGATTGGATCATTGATTTTCATACCCCGGGAGGTGTTGATCGCGACGGCTGGCAATACGCTACCGATTTTCCGTCGCAGTATCATGGCAAAAAAACTTTTACCGACTACGTCAGACGACGAAGATGGTTCAGGCGTTGTCTTCTAACCAGTAGCGGCCCTTGGCAAGAATTGGGCAACACAAAAGTCGTCGATGTTTCTTTATAC GTTTCTGAAAAACCCGGCACCGATTCACCCATCGACGTCTGGGCCGTTGCCGCCAATGGCGAGGCTCTCTTCAGACGAGGAGTTTCAGAATCTTGTCCCATG GGTGTTACGTGGGAGCACATACCAAGCGATCAACCATTAGTCGGCATATCATGCGGTCCACACAATCAAGTTTGGGCGATTGGAAAAAATGGTTCTTCCTATTGGCGGTTTGGAATAACTGCTGCTAAGCCGATAGGCGAAGTTTGGACGAATGTCGAGCCACCGGCTGGTGCACATCTAAAGCAAATATCCGTTGGTTCGAACGTTGTGTGGGCGCTCGACGATTCTGGAAGATTGTCCGTTCGACGGGAAATTCAGCCCAAAGTTTTTCCCGAGGGAACCCACTGGCAAACCTTGCCAGCGATGCCCAACGATCCTATTCATATTG CTATGACAGTGCTCAATAATATTTGCTTTGGATCAGATCAATCGGTAATAACCGCGAAGCAGGGATTCCGTCACATTTCGGTTGGCAGAGAAACCGGTCAAGTTTGGGCGATTTCTGGTGCTGGAATAGTTTGTCGGAGGATTGGCATAACTGACGATAATCCAGCTGGCACAGGATGGGTTACTGGAATCGGG GCAAATTGGCAGTACATAAACGTTGGGGGCCTCGTAAACGGATCGAAGTAG
- the LOC122409745 gene encoding protein regulator of cytokinesis 1-like, which yields MSDQPAWHSFRQDINNSIDKLFTKLYELWDEIGLNEHTRQANCKQATSHFLDLIKDMIKEVEDRKENLLNSIAMMLESIDVLCTELKCKHEIESYNSLPLMEVQSKLKTQLESLKKKKEQRLQCLKELQEQERHICKALGVQPIGISVGVPSYEELENFKFYLEKQQDEKIRLERIFKDMQHSIINMMDALAYVPNSDFEILVCTNENNFVYSAQNMVKLRELRDYLKESLSTAKEKAASRREELIALWKYLEVPGDSCKNFLDKYSGYSLNDLFALEEEIKLCKQKRSENIAKYVKKVREELKSLWDKCKFGEDQRKRFKPYYIDLYDEDLLTIHDAEVERLREYYNKNKKLFELVNECENLWEKGKELDQRANDPERLHNRGGQLLIEEKERKLIQKKLPKLEEQINILIEHYEAENGEPFTINGMSCDQFFRQSIQDYAEMKETLKKQRQAKAKDKSLKKTPVMSTSRRTPATTTSLLRPAHTSVKRRDDKSPLGNSAKRNRMAQSDKTRPTVCTSKVRRSNRIPRKLIKTLNASNRSTTKQTELMNDTQATIGSVAQYEQFQQHLEQREELRSSLLPEQVLKKARGRPKMRTPVKTPVKPLRKNLSSVSTTPKQTPRSSHIREPSRSPKMTTTPRLAAAPSKLPFFF from the exons ATGAGTGATCAACCGGCATG GCATTCTTTTCGACAAGACATCAACAATTCCATTGATAAATTGTTCACAAAGTTGTATGAACTATGGGACGAAATAGGATTGAACGAGCATACTCGTCAAGCCAATTGCAAACAGGCTACATCGCACTTTTTG GACCTGATAAAAGACATGATAAAGGAAGTGGAGGATAGAAAAGAAAACTTGTTGAACAGTATAGCTATGATGCTTGAGTCAATTGATGTATTGTGTACAGAGTTGAAATGCAAGCATGAAATTGAATCGTATAACAGTTTACCTCTGATGGAGGTTCAATCAAAATTAAAAACTCAATTGGAAAgcttgaagaaaaagaaagagcagCGTCTTCAGTGTTTAAAAGAACTTCAAGAACAG GAACGTCATATTTGCAAAGCCCTGGGTGTGCAACCAATTGGCATAAGTGTTGGTGTACCGAGTTACGAGGAACTTGAAAACTTCAAGTTTTATCTCGAAAAGCAACAAGATGAAAAA ATCCGCCTCGAGCGCATATTCAAAGATATGCAGCATTCAATAATTAACATGATGGATGCATTAGCATACGTTCCGAACTCTgactttgaaattttggtaTGCACGAACGAGAATAATTTCGTTTATTCAGCCCAAAACATGGTCAAATTGCGAGAATTACGAGACTATCTGAAAGAAAGTTTGAGCACTGCAAAAGAAAAAGCAGCTTCGAGACGAGAAGAATTGATTGCTCTCTGGAAATATCTCGAAGTGCCGGGAGACTCATGCAAAAATTTCCTTGATAAATATTCAGGATACAGCCTCAACGACCTTTTTGCC ttggaaGAAGAAATTAAGCTTTGCAAGCAAAAACGCAGTGAGAACATAGCCAAATACGTAAAAAAAGTTCGGGAGGAGTTGAAAAGTTTGTGGGACAAATGCAAATTTGGCGAGGATCAGCGCAAGAGATTCAAGCCGTATTATATTGACTTGTACGACGAGGATCTGCTCACGATTCACGATGCAGAAGTCGAAAGACTTCGGGAGTATTACAACAAAAATAA AAAACTCTTCGAACTAGTGAACGAATGCGAGAATTTGTgggagaaaggaaaagagctTGATCAACGAGCCAACGATCCAGAACGTCTGCACAACCGCGGAGGACAATTATTGATCGAGGAAAAAGAACGTAAGCTCATCCAAAAGAAATTGCCTAAACTTGAGGAACAAATAAATATACTAATCGAACATTACGAGGCTGAAAACGGAGAACCTTTCACCATCAATGGAATGTCTTGTGATCAATTCTTCCGGCAATCCATCCAAGATTATgccgaaatgaaagaaactctaaaaaaacaacgt CAAGCAAAAGCGAAGgacaaatcattaaaaaaaacaccagTTATGAGTACTTCTCGACGTACACCAGCCACAACGACGAGTCTATTAAGACCCGCTCACACATCTGTTAAGAGAAGGGATGACAAGTCACCTTTAGGAAATTCAGCTAAACGTAATCGCATGGCTCAAAGCGACAAAACTCGCCCAACAGTTTGTACCTCGAAAGTACGAAGAAGTAATCgg ATTCCTCGGAAGTTAATAAAAACGTTAAACGCTTCGAATCGATCGACGACTAAACAGACAGAATTGATGAATGACACACAAGCAACGATTGGAAGCGTTGCGCAATACGAGCAATTTCAGCAACATTTAGAACAGCGAGAAGAATTAAGGAGTTCTCTCTTGCCGGAACAAGTTCTAAAGAAGGCTCGAGGAAGGCCGAAAATGCGAACGCCAGTCAAAACACCGGTAAAACCATTGAGGAAAAATCTCTCTTCTGTATCGACGACACCGAAACAAACACCAAGATCTAGCCATATTCGTGAACCATCGCGAAGTCCGAAGATGACGACGACTCCGCGTCTCGCCGCAGCGCCGAGCAAAttgccttttttcttctag